A genomic window from Chlorobium phaeobacteroides DSM 266 includes:
- a CDS encoding nucleotidyl transferase AbiEii/AbiGii toxin family protein produces the protein MSAKEIKNIGASVRQRLLNKARQENRPFQELLQYYAMERFLYRLSVSSFADRFILKGALLLRVWHAPLARPTMDIDMLGKTGNAPESITTIISQVLAVEKQGDGIVFDPESITVEPITEDADYEGLRIRFRGDLDAARLTIQLDIGFGDKVYPDPVKESLPSLLNFPQAELYCYSRESMIAEKFEVMAKLGILNSRMKDFYDIWMLSRQYDFEGVSLAEAIRQTFAQRGTTLVQMKEIFSGEFIDEKQVQWNAFRKRIGLEYLPASFADVVQQVQVFLSPAVEALRANRLFQDNWIAQDSWRSSHEKPEVGA, from the coding sequence GTGAGCGCAAAAGAGATCAAAAATATCGGAGCCTCGGTCAGGCAAAGGCTGTTGAACAAGGCGCGACAGGAAAACAGGCCTTTTCAGGAGCTGTTGCAATACTATGCCATGGAGCGCTTTCTCTATCGTCTGTCGGTTTCTTCATTCGCAGATCGTTTCATTCTCAAGGGGGCATTGTTGCTCAGGGTCTGGCATGCTCCCCTGGCAAGACCGACAATGGATATCGATATGCTCGGCAAAACAGGAAACGCCCCGGAGAGTATCACGACGATTATCAGTCAGGTTTTAGCCGTTGAAAAACAAGGAGACGGGATCGTTTTCGATCCGGAATCAATCACCGTTGAGCCGATAACGGAAGATGCGGACTATGAAGGATTGCGCATACGATTTCGCGGTGATCTCGATGCCGCCCGACTGACTATTCAGCTTGATATTGGATTTGGAGACAAGGTCTACCCGGATCCTGTAAAGGAATCGTTACCATCATTGCTGAATTTCCCTCAGGCTGAACTCTACTGTTACAGCAGGGAAAGCATGATTGCCGAAAAGTTTGAGGTGATGGCCAAGCTTGGGATTCTCAACAGCAGGATGAAGGACTTCTATGATATCTGGATGCTCTCACGCCAGTATGATTTCGAAGGTGTCAGTCTCGCAGAAGCCATCAGGCAGACGTTTGCGCAACGGGGAACAACGCTCGTCCAGATGAAAGAAATCTTTTCCGGAGAGTTTATTGATGAGAAGCAGGTGCAATGGAATGCCTTCAGAAAACGTATTGGTCTTGAATACCTGCCGGCCTCGTTTGCTGATGTGGTACAGCAGGTGCAGGTATTTCTATCTCCAGCTGTGGAAGCGCTCAGGGCAAATCGACTTTTTCAGGACAATTGGATTGCTCAGGATTCATGGCGGAGTAGTCATGAAAAACCAGAGGTGGGAGCATAA
- the queG gene encoding tRNA epoxyqueuosine(34) reductase QueG translates to MAEQTDSIIRAIKKEASRLGFCAIGFSSLKPQNLAVERLNNMIDEGRHGEMDYLANRIKERADPSLLLSGTKTIISAAMNYYRSTTPRRPDLPRISNYALIEDYHIVLKDRLGQLLAKIQQLYPEPLNGLITIDSAPVFEKSWAEQAGIGASANNTLLIIPAAGSYVFIGEILIDKPFESDMKPLANLCGSCRKCIESCPTGALVSPGKIDARRCISYLTVELKREFTAEESLMAGSWLFGCDCCQESCPYNRERRGPPEGVFHPKEQLENLTCEEILNLSGSGFKKLFFGTPVYRIGLRRLKRNARAVQENMNRTEIKP, encoded by the coding sequence ATGGCGGAACAAACAGACTCTATTATCCGTGCAATTAAAAAAGAGGCTTCTCGTCTCGGCTTCTGCGCTATCGGCTTCTCCTCCCTGAAGCCGCAGAACCTTGCCGTCGAGCGTCTGAACAATATGATTGATGAAGGGAGACATGGAGAGATGGACTATCTTGCAAACAGGATAAAAGAACGTGCAGACCCGTCACTGCTGCTTTCCGGCACAAAAACCATCATATCGGCAGCAATGAACTACTACAGATCGACAACTCCACGACGTCCCGACCTGCCTCGAATATCGAACTATGCGCTGATCGAGGATTACCATATTGTCCTGAAAGATCGGCTGGGCCAGTTGCTCGCAAAAATACAGCAACTCTACCCAGAACCGCTTAACGGCCTCATTACTATTGACAGTGCACCCGTTTTCGAAAAATCATGGGCTGAACAGGCTGGAATCGGTGCAAGCGCAAATAACACGCTCCTGATAATCCCCGCAGCCGGTTCCTATGTTTTTATTGGTGAAATTCTCATTGATAAACCCTTTGAAAGTGATATGAAACCGCTCGCGAACCTCTGCGGTTCATGCCGAAAGTGTATCGAGAGCTGTCCGACAGGCGCGCTTGTCAGTCCAGGGAAAATTGATGCGCGACGCTGCATTTCTTACCTTACCGTAGAGTTGAAACGGGAGTTCACCGCCGAAGAGTCCCTGATGGCAGGATCATGGCTTTTCGGTTGCGACTGCTGTCAGGAGAGCTGCCCCTATAACAGGGAGCGCAGAGGCCCACCGGAAGGAGTGTTTCATCCAAAAGAGCAACTTGAAAATCTGACCTGCGAAGAGATCCTGAACCTCAGCGGCTCAGGATTTAAAAAGCTGTTTTTCGGTACCCCTGTCTACCGCATCGGACTTCGAAGATTGAAACGTAACGCCCGAGCCGTTCAGGAAAACATGAACAGAACCGAAATAAAACCATAA
- a CDS encoding AAA family ATPase translates to MDKIRNPFSPGAGAPPPELAGRDGVLEQAAVLFGRVLKKRPEKSLIMTGLRGVGKTVLLNEMERMALQAGYRTIFIEASVQKPLVVQLVSQLRSLLYELDRMAGAGNKVRRGLAVLKSFVGGIKVSFGDVELGLDIEPEKGSADSGDLEVDLPSLFIAVGEAAEERQCAVAIFIDEIQYFSSGELNALIMAMHKMQQRQLPLVLVGAGLPILPGLAGDAKSYAERLLSFPDIGPLQENDSAKALQDPVRAEGVAFEPAALQEIYRLTKGYPYFLQEWGYQAWNQSESSPITLHLVQETTKQVITRLDENFFRVRFDRLTDGEKKYLRAMAELGQGPYHTTEISGMLGVESSTALSPVRSKLIKKGMIYSPSHGLLNFTVPLFDEFMRRAIPDLGTL, encoded by the coding sequence ATGGATAAAATCAGAAACCCTTTTTCACCAGGGGCCGGGGCTCCGCCTCCTGAGCTTGCCGGTCGTGATGGCGTTCTGGAGCAGGCGGCAGTTCTGTTTGGACGTGTTCTGAAAAAACGGCCGGAGAAAAGTTTGATCATGACCGGTCTTCGAGGCGTTGGAAAAACCGTGCTACTTAATGAAATGGAGCGCATGGCCCTGCAAGCGGGTTATCGGACGATTTTTATTGAAGCATCAGTGCAAAAACCCCTGGTTGTTCAGCTGGTATCGCAATTACGCTCTTTGCTGTATGAGCTGGATCGTATGGCTGGTGCCGGGAACAAGGTTAGACGAGGCCTTGCCGTCCTCAAGAGTTTTGTCGGAGGGATAAAGGTCTCTTTTGGAGACGTTGAGCTTGGTCTGGATATTGAGCCGGAAAAGGGTTCTGCAGACAGCGGAGATCTGGAGGTTGATCTGCCCAGTCTTTTTATTGCAGTCGGGGAGGCGGCAGAGGAGCGTCAATGTGCAGTGGCAATATTCATTGATGAAATTCAGTATTTCTCAAGTGGAGAGCTCAATGCCCTGATTATGGCCATGCATAAAATGCAGCAAAGGCAGTTGCCGTTGGTTCTTGTTGGCGCTGGTCTGCCGATTTTGCCTGGTCTTGCTGGAGATGCAAAGTCATATGCGGAAAGGCTATTAAGTTTTCCTGATATTGGACCGTTACAGGAAAACGATTCCGCAAAAGCGCTTCAGGATCCTGTAAGGGCAGAGGGCGTTGCATTTGAGCCTGCTGCGCTTCAGGAAATTTACCGACTGACAAAAGGGTATCCGTATTTTCTTCAGGAGTGGGGTTATCAGGCATGGAATCAGTCGGAATCTTCACCGATTACGTTACACCTTGTGCAAGAAACAACGAAACAGGTTATAACCCGTCTCGATGAGAATTTCTTCAGGGTTCGATTTGATCGTCTGACCGATGGAGAAAAAAAATATCTTCGGGCAATGGCAGAGCTTGGCCAAGGGCCCTATCACACTACCGAAATTTCGGGAATGCTTGGGGTTGAAAGCAGTACGGCTCTGAGCCCTGTTCGATCGAAGCTCATCAAGAAGGGGATGATTTACAGTCCCTCACATGGCTTGCTGAATTTCACGGTACCCCTTTTTGATGAGTTTATGCGCCGTGCTATTCCAGACCTTGGTACGCTCTGA
- a CDS encoding DUF3368 domain-containing protein produces MLQAISNTSPLLYLYRIGLIDRLPEIFGEIWTPEAVHVELMVGVKSGYDVPTLSEYSWLRIINPKAQPSEWLSLDLGPGELSAMSLALENSHCIVLLDDMLARRTAHAAGLQVWGTLKVLLEIKAQGFISKVEPYVNRLTDAGMWVSDDVKRRILVLAGELE; encoded by the coding sequence ATGCTTCAAGCCATTAGCAATACCTCTCCGTTACTCTATCTTTACCGAATAGGATTGATTGACCGGCTTCCTGAAATTTTCGGGGAAATATGGACTCCCGAAGCTGTGCATGTTGAATTAATGGTGGGCGTCAAGAGTGGATATGATGTTCCAACCCTGTCAGAATATTCATGGCTCAGGATCATAAACCCAAAAGCACAACCCTCTGAATGGCTCTCTTTAGATCTTGGCCCTGGAGAATTATCGGCTATGTCACTTGCGTTAGAAAATTCGCATTGTATTGTTTTGCTTGATGATATGCTTGCCCGTCGAACAGCTCATGCTGCCGGTTTACAGGTTTGGGGCACCCTTAAAGTATTACTTGAAATTAAAGCACAAGGATTCATAAGTAAGGTAGAGCCGTATGTCAATCGTTTGACAGATGCGGGAATGTGGGTTTCAGATGATGTGAAGCGTCGGATTCTTGTGTTAGCAGGGGAGTTGGAATAA
- the purH gene encoding bifunctional phosphoribosylaminoimidazolecarboxamide formyltransferase/IMP cyclohydrolase translates to MSDPVIKRALVSVSDKTGIVDFCRELSLLGVEVFSTGGTLKTLQDAGIAAASISTITGFPEIMDGRVKTLHPKIHGGLLAVRENPDHVNQANENGISFIDLVVVNLYPFEATVAKPDVTFEDAIENIDIGGPSMLRSAAKNNESVTVVTDSADYALVLQEMRNNNGATKRETRLALALKVFELTSRYDRAIASYLAGAQHEADSSMTVKLERELDMRYGENPHQSAGLYRLTDENGTRSFSDYFEKLHGKELSYNNMLDIAAAVSLIEEFRGEEPTVVIIKHTNPCGVAQAPTLAEAYRRAFSTDTQAPFGGIIAFNHPLDMEAATAVNEIFTEILIAPAFEDGVLEMLMKKKDRRLVRQTSALPKGGWEFKSTPFGMLVQERDSKIVTKEDLTVVTKRQPTEEEVADMMFAWKICKHIKSNTILYVKNRQTFGVGAGQMSRVDSSKIARWKASEVNLDLHGSVVASDAFFPFADGLLAAAEAGVTAVIQPGGSIRDNEVIEAADANNLAMVFTGMRHFKH, encoded by the coding sequence ATGTCTGATCCTGTCATCAAACGGGCGCTGGTCTCTGTTTCCGACAAAACCGGTATTGTGGATTTCTGCCGGGAGCTTTCGCTTCTCGGCGTTGAGGTGTTTTCAACGGGCGGAACCCTGAAGACTCTTCAGGATGCCGGAATAGCTGCGGCTTCTATTTCGACCATCACCGGATTTCCGGAAATTATGGATGGGCGGGTCAAAACCCTCCATCCTAAAATACATGGAGGACTGCTCGCCGTAAGGGAAAATCCTGATCATGTCAACCAGGCGAACGAAAACGGGATCAGCTTTATTGATCTTGTTGTTGTTAACCTTTATCCATTCGAGGCCACAGTTGCAAAACCGGACGTGACCTTCGAGGATGCCATAGAAAATATCGATATCGGCGGTCCCTCCATGCTTCGCAGTGCTGCCAAGAACAACGAATCGGTAACAGTGGTCACGGATAGCGCCGACTATGCGCTTGTGTTGCAGGAGATGCGTAATAATAACGGTGCGACGAAAAGGGAGACCCGGCTGGCGCTTGCTCTGAAGGTTTTTGAACTTACCTCTCGTTATGATCGCGCAATCGCCTCTTATCTTGCAGGAGCTCAGCATGAAGCAGATTCTTCCATGACGGTAAAACTTGAACGTGAGCTCGATATGCGCTATGGCGAAAATCCTCATCAGAGCGCTGGGCTTTACCGCCTGACTGATGAGAACGGAACGCGTTCTTTTAGCGATTATTTCGAGAAACTGCATGGCAAGGAGCTCTCTTACAACAATATGCTCGATATTGCCGCCGCAGTCTCCCTTATTGAGGAGTTCCGTGGTGAAGAGCCGACAGTAGTCATTATCAAACATACAAACCCCTGCGGTGTTGCGCAGGCCCCGACACTTGCCGAAGCATACCGGAGAGCATTCTCAACCGATACCCAGGCCCCTTTTGGCGGCATTATTGCCTTTAACCATCCTCTCGACATGGAAGCGGCAACGGCGGTCAATGAGATTTTTACCGAGATTCTTATTGCTCCGGCATTTGAGGATGGCGTGCTTGAGATGCTGATGAAGAAAAAAGATCGCAGGCTTGTGCGGCAGACGAGTGCCCTGCCCAAAGGTGGTTGGGAGTTCAAGTCTACTCCGTTCGGGATGCTTGTTCAGGAACGTGACAGCAAAATCGTCACAAAAGAGGATCTGACTGTTGTGACCAAACGGCAGCCAACAGAAGAGGAGGTTGCAGACATGATGTTTGCCTGGAAAATCTGCAAGCACATCAAGTCAAACACGATTCTTTATGTTAAAAATCGCCAGACCTTTGGAGTTGGTGCCGGTCAGATGTCCCGTGTTGACTCTTCAAAAATCGCGCGTTGGAAAGCTTCTGAAGTCAATCTCGATCTGCATGGCTCGGTGGTTGCTTCAGATGCGTTTTTCCCGTTTGCCGATGGTCTTCTTGCCGCAGCAGAAGCAGGCGTTACCGCAGTTATTCAGCCAGGCGGTTCGATCAGGGATAACGAGGTGATTGAAGCGGCAGACGCTAACAATCTTGCCATGGTTTTTACAGGAATGCGCCACTTCAAACACTGA
- a CDS encoding type IV toxin-antitoxin system AbiEi family antitoxin domain-containing protein has protein sequence MLQQSTVAADKAKALILARGGLIRTREAISLGIHPRTLYSLRDSGELEELSRGIYQLRGCKQLEYPDLVTVALRVPNGVLCLVSALSFHEMTTQVPHSVSLALEKGAEQPRIEYPPVTVFRFSSSCFKIGIETHQLDGVSVKIYSPEKTLVDCFKFRNRIGMDIVLEALKLYRQRMQKNLHALMQYAEVCRVASVMKPYLEATL, from the coding sequence ATGTTACAACAAAGTACAGTTGCAGCAGATAAGGCCAAAGCTCTTATTCTTGCCCGGGGGGGCCTCATTCGTACCCGGGAAGCGATCAGTCTTGGTATTCATCCCCGGACGCTTTACAGTCTTCGTGACAGCGGTGAGCTTGAAGAGCTTTCTCGAGGGATTTACCAGCTTAGAGGGTGTAAGCAGCTCGAATATCCTGATCTTGTCACCGTTGCACTCAGGGTTCCGAATGGTGTACTTTGCCTGGTTTCGGCACTCTCCTTTCACGAGATGACCACCCAGGTTCCACACAGCGTATCTCTTGCGCTTGAAAAAGGTGCCGAACAACCAAGAATCGAGTATCCTCCGGTTACGGTTTTCCGGTTTTCATCCTCTTGTTTCAAGATCGGTATTGAAACGCATCAGCTCGATGGTGTTTCGGTGAAGATCTACAGTCCGGAAAAGACGCTTGTAGACTGTTTCAAATTCCGTAACAGGATCGGGATGGATATCGTGCTCGAAGCGCTCAAACTGTATCGGCAGAGAATGCAAAAGAATCTGCATGCACTCATGCAGTATGCAGAGGTGTGCCGTGTTGCCTCGGTCATGAAACCATATCTGGAGGCAACACTGTGA
- a CDS encoding type II toxin-antitoxin system RelE/ParE family toxin: protein MREIVFFKTRAGKSPVEDYLDTLSEKEVQKVLWVLRLVKELPTVSTEYFKKLQNTDGIWEIRAKQASNAFRLLGFLDQGSLVVLTNGFSKKTQKTPASEIVLAEKRKIEYLSRKNHG, encoded by the coding sequence ATGCGAGAGATTGTTTTCTTTAAGACCCGTGCCGGGAAAAGTCCAGTGGAAGACTATCTGGACACGCTTTCTGAAAAGGAAGTCCAGAAGGTACTGTGGGTGCTCAGACTTGTCAAGGAGTTGCCCACGGTGTCGACCGAGTATTTCAAGAAACTCCAAAACACTGATGGTATATGGGAGATCAGAGCAAAACAGGCAAGTAATGCCTTTCGGCTTTTAGGATTTCTTGATCAAGGAAGCTTGGTTGTTCTGACCAATGGTTTCTCAAAGAAAACTCAGAAAACCCCGGCATCAGAAATTGTACTCGCTGAAAAGCGGAAAATAGAATATCTATCGAGGAAAAACCATGGATGA
- the rhuM gene encoding RhuM family protein, which translates to MMQPVTYPENKDSGRGNIVFYQAGNTSPKLEARLEDESLWLSLNQLSDLFGRDKSFLSRYLRNIYESCELDRKTTVGFFATVQKEGGRQIKRQIEYFNLDAIISVGYRVNSKQGTRFHIRATSVLRNHIIRWVYS; encoded by the coding sequence ATGATGCAACCGGTAACGTATCCAGAAAACAAGGACTCCGGCAGAGGCAACATAGTCTTTTACCAAGCCGGAAATACCAGCCCGAAACTTGAAGCTCGCCTTGAAGATGAAAGTTTATGGTTAAGCCTTAACCAGCTTTCTGACTTGTTTGGACGAGATAAGTCTTTTTTATCCAGATACTTACGTAATATTTATGAAAGTTGTGAACTGGATCGTAAAACAACTGTTGGATTTTTTGCAACAGTTCAAAAAGAAGGTGGACGTCAGATTAAGAGACAAATTGAATATTTCAACCTTGATGCAATCATTTCAGTTGGATACCGTGTAAACTCAAAGCAGGGTACCCGGTTCCATATCCGGGCAACGAGCGTGCTGCGAAACCACATTATCAGGTGGGTATACAGCTAA
- a CDS encoding helix-turn-helix domain-containing protein, with product MDDLERYIKKRKDESPDFAKTFEQGYEQFRIGELLRQARKRAGLTQEDLAEKLHTKKSAVSRIENHSEDIRLSTLSHYAEALGKKLTVVIQ from the coding sequence ATGGATGATCTTGAACGATACATTAAGAAGCGGAAAGATGAGTCCCCGGATTTCGCAAAAACTTTTGAACAGGGTTACGAACAATTCCGGATCGGGGAGTTACTGCGCCAGGCAAGAAAACGTGCAGGCCTGACCCAGGAAGATCTGGCTGAAAAACTGCACACCAAAAAATCGGCAGTCTCCCGCATCGAGAACCATTCGGAAGACATCCGGCTCTCGACGCTGAGCCATTATGCCGAAGCTCTGGGTAAAAAGCTTACCGTAGTGATTCAATAA
- a CDS encoding ISL3 family transposase: MNDLTLFQMALGLESPWYVSSSSFDVDQKRLDIRIDFKPGSTFCCPQCGREGVKAYDTSEATWRHLNFFQHEAYLTVRVPRISCPECGILKLQSFPWSRRESGFTLLFEAMIMIMAKSMPVKAIAAIVGEHDTRIWRIINHYVEKAREQEDHSAVTMVGVDETSSKRGHNYVSLFVDLAVSKVLFATEGKDAATVKRFSEDLAAHKGDPALITEFCSDMSPAFIKGVADNFTNAQLTFDKFHIMQVINNAVDEVRRQEQKERPELQRSRYIWLKNQNNLKASQRKRLDELSLPRLNLKTTRAYRMRLTFQEFFEQPQVLVEAFLKKWYFWATHSQLQPMKEAAYTIKRHWSGILRWFTSRINNGVLEGINSLIQAAKARARGYRTTKNLINMIYLISGKLNFGLPT; encoded by the coding sequence ATGAACGACCTTACCCTTTTTCAGATGGCCTTGGGACTTGAGTCCCCATGGTATGTATCGTCCTCATCATTTGATGTCGACCAAAAGCGCTTGGACATACGAATAGATTTTAAACCGGGCAGCACCTTCTGTTGTCCTCAATGCGGCCGAGAAGGCGTGAAGGCCTATGATACCTCCGAGGCAACATGGCGCCATCTCAACTTCTTTCAGCATGAGGCCTACCTGACAGTTCGAGTGCCTCGTATATCCTGCCCTGAGTGCGGCATTCTCAAGCTGCAATCATTTCCCTGGTCTCGCCGTGAGAGCGGCTTTACTCTGCTGTTTGAGGCGATGATCATGATCATGGCGAAGTCAATGCCGGTCAAGGCAATAGCCGCCATTGTCGGCGAGCATGACACCCGTATCTGGCGGATCATCAACCACTATGTCGAAAAAGCCCGAGAGCAGGAGGATCACTCGGCAGTCACCATGGTAGGTGTTGATGAAACCTCCAGCAAGCGCGGTCATAACTATGTGTCGCTGTTCGTTGACCTTGCCGTATCGAAAGTGTTGTTTGCCACTGAAGGGAAAGATGCAGCAACGGTCAAGCGATTCAGTGAAGATCTTGCCGCCCATAAGGGTGATCCGGCATTGATCACCGAATTCTGCAGCGACATGTCACCGGCATTCATCAAAGGTGTCGCCGATAACTTTACCAATGCCCAACTGACCTTTGACAAGTTCCATATCATGCAGGTCATTAATAATGCTGTCGATGAAGTGCGGCGTCAGGAGCAAAAAGAGCGCCCTGAATTGCAGAGAAGCCGGTACATCTGGCTGAAAAACCAGAACAACCTGAAGGCTTCACAACGCAAACGCCTTGATGAGTTATCCTTGCCCCGACTGAATCTGAAAACAACTCGAGCATACCGCATGCGACTAACTTTTCAGGAGTTTTTCGAGCAACCTCAGGTATTGGTGGAAGCATTTCTGAAGAAGTGGTATTTCTGGGCAACCCACAGCCAGCTGCAGCCAATGAAAGAGGCGGCTTACACCATCAAACGACACTGGTCTGGCATTCTGCGATGGTTCACTTCTCGTATCAATAATGGGGTACTTGAGGGAATCAATAGCCTCATCCAGGCGGCCAAAGCACGGGCACGGGGTTACCGTACTACCAAAAATCTCATCAATATGATCTACCTGATCAGCGGGAAGCTTAATTTTGGCTTACCCACTTGA
- a CDS encoding metallophosphoesterase, giving the protein MLFRVMSDIHNEFSREESSENWQVPKLSEDNESVLILAGDIGLLSRKQTWFGFLSQCSKQFRDVFVIEGNHEWYHGNIEKHSWQNAIAEHGFHNVHTGQLILEEEKIAIIGTTLWTDFFGGNPIAMFDVSQGLNDYRLIKVGADYHRLRPEYLLALHHKQKKRLFEDVDHYTGLGYNVIVVTHHHPSLQGIAPCYWNDLLNAAYVSNLEKEVLSHKINYWICGHCHTAMEYSIGETRVICNPKGYPHEYGNGFDPLKTLNVQ; this is encoded by the coding sequence ATGCTTTTCAGAGTCATGTCCGACATCCATAACGAGTTCTCTCGAGAAGAGAGCAGCGAGAACTGGCAGGTTCCGAAACTTTCTGAAGACAATGAATCCGTTCTCATCCTTGCTGGAGATATCGGGCTGCTGAGCAGAAAACAGACATGGTTCGGTTTTCTTTCGCAGTGCTCAAAGCAGTTCAGAGACGTTTTCGTCATTGAGGGCAATCATGAATGGTATCACGGCAACATCGAGAAGCACTCCTGGCAGAATGCCATCGCCGAGCATGGATTTCACAACGTACATACCGGTCAGCTCATCCTGGAAGAGGAGAAAATCGCCATCATCGGGACCACTCTCTGGACAGACTTTTTTGGCGGCAATCCAATCGCCATGTTCGATGTCAGTCAGGGCCTCAATGACTATCGGCTGATAAAAGTCGGAGCCGATTATCACCGGTTACGGCCGGAGTACCTTCTCGCTCTTCATCACAAGCAAAAAAAGAGGCTTTTTGAAGATGTCGATCACTATACGGGACTCGGATACAACGTGATTGTAGTAACCCATCACCACCCCTCACTGCAAGGAATTGCTCCTTGTTACTGGAATGATCTCCTGAATGCGGCATATGTGTCAAACCTTGAAAAAGAGGTGCTCTCCCATAAAATAAACTACTGGATCTGTGGTCACTGCCATACCGCCATGGAGTATTCAATCGGCGAGACCAGGGTGATATGCAACCCCAAAGGATATCCTCACGAATACGGCAACGGTTTCGACCCGCTCAAAACGCTGAACGTTCAGTGA
- a CDS encoding DUF6088 family protein, protein MKSRLSIRDRMIRSVTMRRGEIVLRSDFEQMGSQSQISRIFSDFVKEGRLVRLGHGVFAKARISSLTGKPVPREPLEVLAEETLRRLHIDAQPGQAQRDYASGKSTQVPVQSTFNTGCRRISRKLILGNHTIRYENNYRARS, encoded by the coding sequence ATGAAATCCCGTTTAAGCATCAGGGACCGGATGATCCGCTCCGTTACCATGAGGCGAGGTGAAATTGTCTTACGCTCTGATTTTGAGCAAATGGGGAGCCAGAGCCAGATCAGCCGGATCTTCAGTGATTTTGTCAAAGAGGGGCGTCTCGTTCGTCTCGGGCACGGAGTGTTTGCTAAAGCCAGAATCAGCTCGCTCACCGGCAAGCCGGTTCCTCGTGAACCGCTTGAAGTTCTTGCAGAGGAAACACTCAGGCGTCTTCATATCGATGCACAACCGGGTCAGGCACAACGTGACTATGCTTCGGGAAAGAGCACTCAGGTTCCGGTGCAGTCAACCTTCAATACGGGTTGTCGTCGAATCAGCCGCAAGTTAATACTCGGTAACCATACCATTCGGTATGAAAACAATTACCGCGCGAGATCGTGA
- a CDS encoding UPF0175 family protein, which produces MAAQHITLDIPEKILLAEKTDALAFGRELRVLAAVKLFEMGRLSSGRASELAGMSRVEFLLSLNRYNVFPLASELHDLERDHASSH; this is translated from the coding sequence ATGGCGGCTCAACACATCACGCTTGATATTCCCGAAAAGATACTGCTTGCAGAAAAGACTGATGCACTGGCATTCGGAAGGGAACTGAGGGTGCTTGCGGCAGTCAAGCTGTTTGAAATGGGGCGGCTATCATCCGGTCGAGCCTCAGAGCTTGCCGGGATGAGCCGGGTTGAATTTTTACTCAGTCTCAATCGCTATAATGTATTTCCTCTGGCATCCGAATTACATGATTTAGAGCGCGACCATGCTTCAAGCCATTAG